The window aggttatgtattgactacagacagctgaatgcagtgaccgtcagaaataaatatcctttaccacggatcgaggatttgtttgatcagctcagaggtacatcagtgtattctaagattgatctgcgatccggatatcatcagttgagggtcagagactcagatatccagaagacagctttccgtacgagatacggtcattatgagtttttggtaatgtcatttgggcttaccaatgctccagcggtgtttatggacttgatgaaccgcatttttcttgagtatctggatcagtttgttatcgttttcattgatgacatattggtctactcgcattccgaggaggagcatgcacagcatcttcgtatagtcttggagattcttagacgacatcagctgtacgcgaagttcagcaagtgtgcattctggttatcctcagtcggttttctgggacacgtggtttctagcagaggtatttcagttgatcctcagaagatcgaggctgtcaccagttgggagcagccgaagtcagtgcaggagatccgcagttttctgggactagcaggatattaccgacATTTTGTCGAGGATTTTTCTCGTATTGCTATGTcgttgacacgtcttaccaggaaaggcgtgaagttcacatggtctGAAGATTGCGAGATCAGCTttcaggagttgaagcggagattagtgtcggctccagttttggtcttaccttctggagaggatggatttgtactctataccgacgcttctctatagggtttgggcgctgttctgatgcagcacgacagagtagtctcttatgcttgtcgtcagctgaaggagcatgagaagaactacccagttcatgacttggagttagctgccatcatctttgctctgaggCTTTGGCGgtatcatttatacggtattacatttgagattctcactgatcataagagtctcaaatatattttcactcagaaggagcttaatctccgacagaggagatggatggagttcctaaaggattacgattgtaccattagctaccacccggggaaagctaatgtggttgccgatgcactcagcaggaagtccagagggactttggcttgccaccggacttgatcacggacttgattcgagtttttgagttagaccttgagggtAGGGATCTGCAAGCAGGGTATtcagttaccatggttgctcggtCGTCGATCGGGACAAAGATCGAGAGGCTCGGTGGTGATCGGCATTGTCGATTCATTGGCGATCGGATAGCTTAAGGCGTGAGGAGAGTTTACagcgaggagggtgttatatacttccgaggcagattatgcgtacctcagtctcatccggtcttacaggagctacttcaggaggctcaccgttctcgatttccgatccatccaggtgggacccgtatgtatcgagatttgagacgttcctattggtggaacggtatgaagaaagacatcgcggattttgtagctagatgtcttatctgtcagcaggtgaaggctgagcaccagagacctgcaggattacttcagcggattcctattcctgagtggaagtgggatcacatcactatggactttgtggtgggtttgccgaggacacgacgaggccatgacgtgatttgggtaatcattgatcgattaaccaaatccgcacacttcttagcgattcggaggactgatcccttggatcgattggcagatctgtattgccgagagatcatcagattacatgatgttccattgagtatcatttcggatagagatccacggtttacgtcacgtttctggcagagtctgcagcaggccttgggcacacagctccgtttcagtacagccttccatccacagatagatggacagtcagagcggactattcagactttagaggacctgctgagatcatgtgttatggattttggaggcagttgggaggattatctgccgttagtagagtttgcttacaacaacagcttccattcggctatccagatggcaccgtttgaggtgttgtatggtagaccttgtcggacacccgtcctctgggatgaggttggagaggcccagttgttgggacctcatagagttcagcaggatgcagagttggtccgtactatcagacggaggatgtcagaggcacaggatcgccagaagagttatgctgatcggagacgcagaccactaaagttctctgttggcgaccatgtatttctacgagtttcacccacgaaaggggtgaagagatttggcctcagaggtaagctagctccgcggtatattggccccttcgagatcttggagaggatcggagcggtagcttactggctggcactaccaccgtccctgtcaggcatgcacgatgtatttcatgtatccatgctgaggagatatgtacccgatccgacgcatgtgctggcagatattccagttccagttcagcctgacattacttatgaggaggttccggtacggattctcgaccggaaggagcgtcagttgcggaacaagactatccggctggttaaagttggatggcagcatcattcggacgaggaggctacttgggagctcgaggatacgatccgagctcgatatccccatcttttcacttgaggtatgtgatttatttaccgttcagcatttatactctatatctgttgttagtacttgctgatggtagataacgaaatttggggaccaaatttttataagtgggggagaatgcaaaataccggaaataggcgaatatgaataagggaaattttcaggaatttttggacatttttcgggaatttttcggagctcgtatggacgagttaacggggataaaacggggttccgggaaaagcctatttagactACCCTgttttaaagaggaaaagttttatttcttttttcctttttcttttttttttctttttctttttctctggtTTCCCTCGACGCCGAACCCCCCGCGCACCCTTCTTCCTTGTCGCGATCCCGTGCCCTAGCCGTTACACTGCGGTTTTCATCTTCGCCGAACCTACAATCCCTGGgtcacttctcctctcctcttgtgaGCCGATCTctatttcttctcctccttctactTCTTCCCAGCCGATTTCGTCTTGGCCACACCTTCTTCCGCCGCCGACCACTGTGCCTGCCGACGCTGCCGCCTCTCGACCCAGCGCTGACCGTGGCCTAGTTTTCCTTCTCGCCGGCACTTGAGTACCAGCGCCGGTGTTTCCCTTGTGACCGAGCACTGCCGACACCGAGCCTATCCCCTCTTCTGTCCATTGTGCCCTAGCTAGTATCCGGCGTCGCACGAAACAGTGCCACCAGCCGGTCTCCTCTTCGACACTGCCGCTCTCCCTTCCCTCTGCGCTGCTGTCGACCCTGGATTGGGTAACTCCAGCCGCGTACCTTAGTCCCGAAACCACCGTCGGCCACATCCCGAGCAGTGCCATCAAGTCGACAACTTCTCTGCCGAGTGCTGTCGACTCCCTGTTCTTGCATTGTGCCCTAAATCCGAGCAGATAAGGTGAGTTGGGTTGTGTAGGATCTGTGTTCTCCACTGATTGATCCTTTTTCTGATCAGTCTGATTTCAGCAGTGATCCCAGCTTTGAGGTGAAGTTTTGTGCTGTGGTTGGACAGTCACTCCATACAGtggctattggttcttgtaacgacggtgaatttgaggtaaggtttaggataTTGAACTTCGAGTagattgattatgtttatgtttggaataggtagatttgattagctttagacttttaatctaatgttatgattagggttaaaggaaattaaccctagttaattgttggatttaatttaggaaggtcgagattatggtttagggtttttccctaaaattgttcttaaggatttttatttagctattcgtttaatttgtagctaaataaaaatgtatgtttggtatcacaggactttgacgcaagacgagtatctcggagtcagatttagaccattttatcggaggcgggtacttttgacttattgtctttgatatgcttagtaatgaaattaacatgttgcattaattgtgtttcttatttgtttcggttaatcactgcccaatacatgttacctgtttgattggttgtttgtttgcatctcgtattgatctcgtacctgatttttcatgctcatgggtagtgatataaccatgtttcacatgttcaggacctaggtttgataccttattgatcagtatatcttgatatgatttattcactatggtgcccattgttatatgtccagaggttggtttagtatattactatgcttagtgacatgcaccatttgcatgatcgcatgctgtgcgatagattgctccattattgttgagcacattgccagtttcatcactgttcggtactccgttgtgacgctcaggGGTAgcttgacacagcgtggtagcacgtcagtttggctcttccggtgctccgttggtccgctcatgggtagtgtgacgcagcgtgtagcacgttagagatccctctccgtcatagcgtaccgggagatgagagcattgcgctcccccatttataatttggggtaggagtacgtgtgtactccgacagcatcccgtcctctcggtcacttatcaggagtagtgatgcagagtgcacggttgtcacagctctacccactcggctgATTGGCGtccggggtgaccatgacattggcatcatatgcatgatgcatttattgtttgtgattgtgtttgctgcatttatatctgcatattgtttggatacctatgtttgacatgcatgtgTCTTCTATACCTTTGGTCTGTTGTCCTTATCCTAGGTTACGGTTAGTctgattctctcctgtctacttggtttgcatttatctttatttttatcagggcatgattagtgctaggtgttatttctttactttgcatatcaattgtaccttcgagtgttggactcacccgcctccattgttctTATATTTCGGGATGATTTTGTCGGAGAGAGTTATAGTTCCTGGTCCCCAGAAGACttacggatctactggttttgtttgtttcctttttgactatgttatagacttggtttgtttggatacttggactttgtatggattttgagatgttgatggatttttggtatgatttggattttattctactacatgcctgcctggacggcagaagaggtgagttcgtcggatttgagctttacgtgtgtagttgagtagggtggatttcgagccAGAgtattattgtttgtgattactattattaactgcgtggttgtgatagccagaggctgaatatctatataaactgcgtggtgattatttttatttattgttattattccagccgcctgtggctgaggtatatgtgttatgtagaagtttcagattgtccgccgtacaggggagatgctgccgaaatttattcggatagggactcctctggggcgtgacactgatATCAGATAATATCatacccacgttgggcctaatattatCCTATATCAGGCCCACAATCAGGCTGAAAATTTTCATAACGGTTGATTACCTATAGAGAGCTTTAAACAAGTAATGCATagtaccgttggagtccttgataggggtgtaatcgagtcgagtcgagtcgagtcgaactcttgaatgtttgagtttagaACAATTACCATATGCATGGTAGAACAATTACCATATGTTTTACCGTCTATTTGGGAGGAGGTggggaaaggaaaaggaaaaggaaggagAAATAATGGAAAGGGGAACTTTGAATCTTGTCAGAGAAAAAgtgaaagaagagaaggaaagatAAGAAAGGATAAATTTTAACTTTTCTTATCTATGGGACCCACATGCCGCATACACATTATATTAACACATTCATTCTCTCGCATTCTTTTAACATTAATTTTCATTATTTGTGGGGCCCGTTGTCCattaatctttattttcattacaATTTTAATTGTATTGatacaatttaaataattattatttaaaataattaataatatttttttaaatatattatttacataaaattaaaatatatttatttaaaattaaaataaataataatattaataatttggttttaaattaaaatattatataaatttgaaatgaaggagtacaacatataaaaaaaattacacttgCATAAACTTAAAATACAATACTTCAAGGATTGTTGTTGTATTGTGACCAAATATGTTCAACTAAGTTTGCACGAAGTTGGTGATGCACATGACTATCACGTAATTCAGAATTTATTCGGAGATAATCATGAAATCCTCGATTTGAACCTTGGATATGTTGTACAAGTTCATCACCTTCATCGTTGCTGTACCAATTTGTCACCTGCTCCCCCTCATCTTTAACAATCATGTTGTGCAAAATAATGCATACTAACATAATATGTTTTAACTTTTTTTGTACCAATAACGTGTTGGACCTCTAACAATTGCCCATCGAGCTTAGAGCACCCCAAATGCTCGTTCAACATCTTTTCTTGCAGCCTCTTGTCTTTCCTTAAACAACCTCCTCTTGGGATCTTCCGGGCAACGAAAAGCCTTCACGAAAGTAGCCCATTCCGGATATATTCCATCTGTTAGATAATATCCCTTTGTATATTGAGTCCCATTGACCGTGAAATTAATCTCCGGGGCATTTTCTTGCAAGACGTTATTGAATATGGGAGATTCAAACAACACATTAATATCATTACGTGAACCTGTGACACCAAAGAATGCATGCCATATCCACAAGTCTTGAGACGCGACCACTTCAAACATGATTGTTGGTGATCCATGACCTCTTGTAAACTGGCCTTTCCAAGCAACTGGACAGTTTTTCCATTCCCAATGCATGCAATCAAGGCTGCCCAACATTCCAAGGAAGTCGTGCCTCTCATTATGCATTTGAAGAAGACGTTGAACATCATCAGCATTCGCCCTTCTCAAGTATCgatcaccaaatagttcaaccacATAACCGCAGAACTTGAACAAACACTTGATGGAGGTTGATTCACCCATGCGTAGGTACTCATCAAGATGGTCGGCTAGGGCTCCATAAGACAATTAGTGAATCGCAACCATGCATTTTTGTAGTGGTGACAAGCCTTTATTTTCTTGCAGCATCATCCCTCTGCTGAAAATATGAAGAACGTCTTTCAAGTGCATTAACTATGCGGCAAAATAAATCTCTTCGCATGCAAAATCGTCTTCGAAATATTTGATCTCGATACACCGGGGTTGTGGAGAAAGAATAATTGAAGAGCCTCACATGTCCAGCTTTACGATTTCTTTGGATGAACCTTCTTCTTCATCGCATCTCGTTATTACTTTGGTATGCTTCAACTATTTGTCGACTTTGTTGAAGTATCAACGACATTAGCTCATTCCCTGGATCATAACCTTCGTCACCAACTCCAACTTGGACTTCATTTTCACTTGTCGAGTAAGAGCTGGTGCTACTTGAATATTGAGACATTTCgaaggaaaataagagaagaaTTTTAGAGGGATTAAGGTGCTGAAAGATTGAAATAAGGTGATGAGTATTTATAGatgaaattttacattttttttaaaaaaaactatccgTTGAAACTTGAAATAGCCGTTGAAAGGATCCGTTGTGTTGATTAATATCCATTGtgtgaaaaattaaaaactaagaatttttttaaaactattcgttaaaaaaaatattgaaaaactaTCCGTTGATTACTATctgtttaaatgattttttaaaattttttaattttttattttttttaatagaataTATATAAAGTTTGTGGTAGGTCACAAACTTGAATGTTTATGGTGGGCCACACAacgattaaaaaataataaaatatacatTGAACACGTTCAATGAATTGAACGCGTTCAATGTTTGCGTGGGCCCCATCTATATTATAACAGTTCTTACATTGGTTTTAACGTTCATAGAACGTTATAACATTTGAATAACATTCCAATGCAGTTGCTCTTATACTTAGAATTagggtgtaaggaaggggaagggaaaataaaaaaaatattctaattttatctatattcttaatagtttaagaaatttTCTAATTTCTAATGTTGTCATGCTGTCGGAGTCCAATTCCCTCATCTTCTTCACAACTCGATTGTTGTTAGATCTTCAGAGGAGAGAATATGATACATCTTCTGACTGAATTGAAGGGAGAAACTatttttgttgttaaaatttAACAGAAAAcctagatttttttaaattttaccatcaaaatttaataagttatGAAAGAATAAGAATTCTCGTTAGCAAtattgatcctgtcgggaagctgggAAGACAGAGCCGCTGGGATGACGTGGCTGagatgttgaccgcatctccatgacccgaaTGGTGAGCTGTCCtatatgttgaccaagtcatctgaagtcctctggtcaacactcCCCTTTTTCCGATGGCGGCGCTGGAATGAAAAGGAggtagaggagaggaggagggCAATGTCAGCTGCTTCGTCGGGCGCCGACGAAGGTATCAGAGGGAGAAAGCTCCTCCCTGGTGGGTGGCAGAAAAGGCATCCCCCCTCCTTTTGAGAGATGAATAGTGCCGCTTTTATCCCCAAACCCTTAAGGTGCCAAAAGACGAAAATGCCCTTCTCCCTCCCAAGCCCCATAACACATTCGCATCAAATATTatcttttagtttttttatttaggattttcaaaattattattttattatttctcaTCTAATTACTTTGTTAttgataatttattattttaataattttgttattgataattaattatttaaataattttgttattaaaaatatctaatttatattcataaaataaatattaatattataaaaatatttaatttaaaaagtgaAATATTTTTATAACTTGATTTATTTAACCTTTatttcccttccttttctccaaaATAAATTAACACATTTTATGCTAATAAACCTTTCCTCCCCAAATAAAATAAGAGgaagttaaatactttacttcccctCTCTTCTCCTTCCGTCCCAACagaatgttaaatttttttattgatagGTAAATATTCCACAGAATCGTAACAAGAAATTCATCTAAAAAGTTGGGTAATGCTAGTTATCTTAGTATTtgcggcaatttaccaaaaggcgtaggtAGAATTATGTATTTATCAAGAGACGTATCATAGttttatttataccaaatgaTGCACAACAAAAAATAATGTTCCCATTTTACCCCTCCCTCCCGCTAATCTCTTCTTGTCAATCACCATTTTCCAAACATCCAAGCCACATTtttaattgaaaattattttgtggTTCAGATGCACGCCCTCTCACCCTCTCTTTCTCCCTCCATCCCTCTTACTGGTCTTACAAACATGAAGCGATCATGAACCTCCTCCGCTTGTTATACCTTCTCATGATGTTTGGCGGCATTGCAAAACAAAAGTTTCAAGATAAGAGTTCATAGGACAACAGCGGTTAAGAACCGCAACATTgaagtccacccctactctcaatttgaaatggaagtagagacatagGTGCTTCATTCATTGTTGATttggaaataaatattataactgcgaagagtttcaaatttcaggacTGTCTTGCTCACATGCTATTGCTGTCATCATTCACCGAAACATGGATACACTTCCATATTGTGAGCAATTTTTTCATTCGCAGAATTGGAATgcgacatacatggatcgtatttacctATGTCGAAGCAAGGAATTTTGGCCTAGATGCATAAACAATATTATAGTTATATGTCTCTGTATCCTTGTGCAGCCGGGTAGGCGAAAGAAGACaaggatcgagtcaaaacataaTGGGGAGGTAAAAATTAAATGCAGCTggtgcaaacaactgggccaTAATCGAAGGACTTG is drawn from Zingiber officinale cultivar Zhangliang chromosome 1B, Zo_v1.1, whole genome shotgun sequence and contains these coding sequences:
- the LOC122032949 gene encoding uncharacterized protein LOC122032949, whose protein sequence is MGESTSIKCLFKFCGYVVELFGDRYLRRANADDVQRLLQMHNERHDFLGMLGSLDCMHWEWKNCPVAWKGQFTRGHGSPTIMFEVVASQDLWIWHAFFGVTGSRNDINVLFESPIFNNVLQENAPEINFTVNGTQYTKGYYLTDGIYPEWATFVKAFRCPEDPKRRLFKERQEAARKDVERAFGVL